DNA from Nitriliruptor alkaliphilus DSM 45188:
GGGGCGGCGTCGTGCGGACCCGGCTGGCTGTCCTGCGCCACCCGGGGGTCATCGCCGGCCCGCCCGTGACGCTGCCGGCCATCGAGGCGGAGCGTGCGCTGGTCGTGGTCAACCAGACCCCGACCGGGGTCGGTGGCCAGCCGGTTTTCTACGACCTCGACCGAGCCCGTCAGGTGGTCACCGAACAGCTCCACCCTGACGCCCTGTGGGCGCCCATCGGACCACTGGTGCGCGACAACCTCACCGAGGTCGCACCGGAGCTGCCCCTGCTGGCCGAGGACTGGGTCAACGTCATCGACGTCGACCGGTGGGCGGTGGACCCGGCTCGCCGCTGGCACCGCGACGTCCCCGTCCTCGGCCGCCACAGCCGCAGCCACGAGCACAAGTGGCCCGCGACGGCCCAGGACATCCTGGCCGCCTACCCCGAGGGGCCCGACTACGAGGTCCGCATCCTCGGAGGGGCCGAACACGCCATCCGGCGCGTCACCCGCACCCCCGCCAACTGGAACGTCCTGCCCTTCGGCAGCGTCGACCCGCGTCGGTTCCTGGCCGAGCTCGACGCGTTCGTCTACTTCCACCACCCGGACTGGATCGAGTCGTTCGGACGGACCGTCCTCGAAGCGCTGGCCTCCGGCGTCCCCGCGATCCTGCCACCGCACTTCGAGGCGCTCTTCGGCGACGCCCCGGTCTACACCGACCCCGCCGGGGTCCTCGGGGTGCTCGACGGGTGGCGGGCCGACCCGGCCGCGGCACGCGCCCGGGCCGCCGCCGGCCAGCAGCTGGCGCGCGAGCGGTTCAGCTACGACACCCACGCCGCACGCGTCACCGACCTGCTCGCCGCCGAGGGCACCACCGAGCAGCTCGCCACCCGGCCACGGGTCGCCCCGCGCTCGGGGCGCGGATCGCTCGAGGTCGACGCCCGCGACGCGACGGCCACGACCGCGGATGCGCCCCCGACGGTGCTGTTCCTCAGCTCCAACGGCTCCGGGGTCGGTCACCTGATGCGGCTGATGTCGATGGCGTCCCGCGCCTCGGACCGGATCCGTCCCATCTTCCTCACCCTCTCGCAGGCGGTCCCGGTGGTGCGGGGCAACGGCTTCCTGGTCGAGTACCTGATGTCCCGCGAGTTCATGGGCATCGAGCACCGGGTCTGGCACGACCTGCTGCGCCAGCGGCTCGCCCACCTGATCGACGAGCACGACGTCCGTGCGATCGTCTTCGACGGGACCTGGCCCTACCGCGGTCTGCTCGGCGTCCTCGAGGACCACCCGGACGTGCTGAGCGTCTGGTCCCGCCGCGGGATGTGGCGCCCCGGGCTGGACGCCCCGTCGCTGCAGCACAGCGGCCGCTTCGACCTCATCGTCGAACCGGGCGAGTTCAGCGAGCGCTACGACGACGGCGCGACCGCCGCCCGCCGCGACGAGGTACTGCGCGTCGGGCCGCTGACCTACCTCGACCCGGACGACCGCGTCTCCCGCGAGGAGGCAGCCGAGGCCCTCGGGATCGACCCGTCCCGGCCCGCCGTGCTGCTCCAGCTCGGCGCCGGCAACATCAACGACCTCGGCTCGCTGCTCGGGATGGTGACCAAGCGTCTCCTCGAGGAGGACGACCTCCAGGTCTGCGTCACCCGGTCGATCATCGCCGGCGAGGCCGCCGGGCTCGCCGGCGAGGTGCACACCATCCGTGGCGTCTACCCGCTGTCGCGCTACTTCGAGGCGTTCGACATGGCCATCGCCGCGGCCGGCTACAACACCTTCCACGAGCTGCTCGCCGCTGGTCTGCCGACCCTCTTCTTCCCCAACCACGAGACCGCCGCCGACGACCAGGCCGCTCGGTCCCGTTACGCGGCGGAGGTCGGGGTCGCCCTCGACGTCCCCGACCCGACCCCGGAGGCCGTGGACGCCGCGCTGACCGAACTGTTGGACCCCGAGGTCCGCGCGCGGATGCGTGCCGCCGCGCTCGAGCGGTACCCCGGCAACGGCGCCGCCACAGCGATGGCCGCCATCGAGCACCGGATCGGTCTGCGCGAGCAGCCCCCGGTCGCGGGACCGACCGGCGACACGGGCCCGGCACCGGCGGCAGCGCGGCCCGACACCGCCTCCAACGAGGCCCGCGGCACCCGCCGCGCCCTCGAGCCCGACGTCCGCGGCCGCCCCCCGACCGCGGCCCGGGCTCGTCGGGCGCGCATCGCCTACAGGCTGCAGTCCCCCGAGGTGCGCCGCATCGCCCGCATCCCGTTCCGGATCCTGCCGCTCCCGCTCCGCCGCGTCGTGCGTCGCCAGCTGCGCCGGTGGGAGCGCAAGGGCACCGAGATCCGCGTCAACCCGCGGGTCCCGGTGCCGCCGGGCGCGGTCATCCCGAAGGCCGAGCGGACGGGCCTCGACCACGTCGCCATCATCCTGCCGCCAGGGACCGACCAGCGCGTGGCGGTCGACCGGATCGCTGCGCTCCAGGCCGCCGACCGCACCTTCGCACCGTTGATCGTCACCTTCGACGACGACCTCGCCCGCATCCGCGAGCTGCGGTACGCGGTGGAGCTGCTGGTCCCCGAGGCTGTCTGGAACGCCGGGCCGCAACGCCGTCCATGGGACAGCTACGTGCGCGACCGTCTGCAGATGATCGCCACCACCTACGAGCTCGACCGGATGGTGACGATCGCCGAGGTCGGCGGTCTCGATCCCCTCGAGGTGCTCGGCATGGTCACCCGCCGCCCCAGCCAACGGTGAACGCCCGCGAGGCGGCGGGGCTCAGTCGGTGATGTAGGCGCCCGGCTCGCTGGCGGTCGCGACGAGATCGAGGCCGGCGACGTCGCGCTCCGCCTCGTCGAGGAGGGCCTGCGAGTCGGTGTCCCAGGTGTTGCCGCCGTGACGGTTGAGCACCACGTCGAGGCTGTGGGTGCCGTAGACGCGGCCGCCGTCCTCGAGGAGGCGACGCTGGAAGTCGCTGTCCTCGGGCCCGGTGAGCTTGCCGAACCGGACCCGGGCCATCGTGTCGCGACGTCCGAAGAGGGTGGGGC
Protein-coding regions in this window:
- a CDS encoding glycosyltransferase, with protein sequence MLDRYDVVLITDARLPGGTAASVAEEVRAQARAGLRTGIVHLESHMIGEPRGFNPRVAAVLEEGLADLVVGGGVVRTRLAVLRHPGVIAGPPVTLPAIEAERALVVVNQTPTGVGGQPVFYDLDRARQVVTEQLHPDALWAPIGPLVRDNLTEVAPELPLLAEDWVNVIDVDRWAVDPARRWHRDVPVLGRHSRSHEHKWPATAQDILAAYPEGPDYEVRILGGAEHAIRRVTRTPANWNVLPFGSVDPRRFLAELDAFVYFHHPDWIESFGRTVLEALASGVPAILPPHFEALFGDAPVYTDPAGVLGVLDGWRADPAAARARAAAGQQLARERFSYDTHAARVTDLLAAEGTTEQLATRPRVAPRSGRGSLEVDARDATATTADAPPTVLFLSSNGSGVGHLMRLMSMASRASDRIRPIFLTLSQAVPVVRGNGFLVEYLMSREFMGIEHRVWHDLLRQRLAHLIDEHDVRAIVFDGTWPYRGLLGVLEDHPDVLSVWSRRGMWRPGLDAPSLQHSGRFDLIVEPGEFSERYDDGATAARRDEVLRVGPLTYLDPDDRVSREEAAEALGIDPSRPAVLLQLGAGNINDLGSLLGMVTKRLLEEDDLQVCVTRSIIAGEAAGLAGEVHTIRGVYPLSRYFEAFDMAIAAAGYNTFHELLAAGLPTLFFPNHETAADDQAARSRYAAEVGVALDVPDPTPEAVDAALTELLDPEVRARMRAAALERYPGNGAATAMAAIEHRIGLREQPPVAGPTGDTGPAPAAARPDTASNEARGTRRALEPDVRGRPPTAARARRARIAYRLQSPEVRRIARIPFRILPLPLRRVVRRQLRRWERKGTEIRVNPRVPVPPGAVIPKAERTGLDHVAIILPPGTDQRVAVDRIAALQAADRTFAPLIVTFDDDLARIRELRYAVELLVPEAVWNAGPQRRPWDSYVRDRLQMIATTYELDRMVTIAEVGGLDPLEVLGMVTRRPSQR